The DNA segment gggggtctctgtggctctctccgacgGCCACCGGAGGGCACCTTCACCTGAGTACTGACATTCTCATGGACTTCATTACCCAGCGGCCCCGTACCTCagactaatcaccaccaggtgttcctcattCCACGCCCTATATAAACTGAAGCTAAACACTCTCtcattgtgaagtcttgtttagcctgtcttgcaattctgagcgTTTATCCCTGTCTGCTTTTCCGTGTATTACCTTGAACTGTTCTGATTCTGCTGATCCTCTGCCGCCTGCCTTACTGACCCTCTGCTTTGTCTACGACCTGTTTACTGTCTGCCGCTTGCCCCGATTCAAGCCTGGTAACCAACCTTGATATTGACTGTCTCTATCCCTGACGCTGTTGTCTGAACCCTGTCTGTTATCACTACGAGTCCATAATAAACATTGCACATGGATCCAAATTTCTCTGACTCCTCATTGCACCTGCAGTGACCTTTACACACAGGACGTAGTCTAAATAGATTTCCCCCTTTTCTTAAAGGGGCAAAATCCATTGTGGTAACACCAAAGACATGAATTTGGGGGAcacaactttttttcttaaatataacaaaatgtgtgttttttttttttttaaacaatttaatataagttttgtttttatccatATTTACATTATAACCACTTTACTTGTTAAAAATATTGTTGCAATTACATTCCATGGTACATCTCTAAGGTATGATGGGAACATGCATATTTTGTTACAAATGCAGTCTCCCAaactcaattaaatatatattttaaaacaaattaactaTTAATAGTGCATAGATTGTGTTAACTCTACAGAATACAAACATGCAAACTTTTTATAATTTCCAGTAACCACTTGCCACCGCAATTGAAGAATGACCCAAATGCAGTGACAGACGACTTTCTGttcagtaaatctgactgaatACAGATGATTTCAGTCATTTGTAGCTtcactttgttcatttattttctgcAGCTTAATTAAACAGaacacagaaacactgtcagtgtgaagctCTGTGTCTTTGTCTGTTTCACTTTTATACTTAAACTTGTAGTTTGAACAGGTCTTAATTCCTGTGTGATGCTGGTAAATGATCAATCATCACTTCTGGAGTTTGAACCTACAGTCATTAGTTATCAGCTCCACTTTTACTGGATTCATCTGTTCATGATGATTtagtgccagtagttttctgtgagattcactctcatctgtttgtcctgcagaagcagctgaaggagacgcagaagatgctccagcagagaatccagcagagagagaaggatctccagcagctgagagagactgtggagtctcataaggtgagtctggagaagaagagaagtttgtctcagtctcagttcagacttactgaagctgaatcactgtgtgtcctaacagcgctctgcacagacaacagtggaggacagtgagaggatctttactgagctcatccactcaattgagagaagccgctctgagctgatacgactgatcagagatcaggaaaagactgcagtgagtcaaGCTGAAGGACAACTGGAGCGACTgaagcaggagatcaatgatctgaagagaagagacgctgagctggagcagctttcatacacacaggatcacatccagttcctgcaggtaacacagatctggAAGAACAGGGTCAgagtggacttgagcagatcctgctgtgacagagactcgCTGAGAAACAGTTCATgagtgtcttattatataatcatcagtcagactctcatctgatcatcttcttttgaaagaaatgaatggcTTTCAGCTCTGGAAATCTTGCTCAAATGGGACTCATGTCAGAACATttctttccctttaaattatttgtgcTCTGTATGGTTGGTCCATCCCTGCTCTACAGCATCATTCAGCAGCACCACACTTCaacacattttgattaatttgtttggACTTTCAGTTATGGATTTTTACTCACTAATATTGCTTCCCTCTCTGAATAATATTATTTGGTTCGGAAAATTAcggaaaaacaaaaatgcaaaacatgcacaaacaaaaccgaattaaaccctgtggcttgtgacgatacactgatgtgtaaagacacaaaacgatcggtctgtgcaagaaactaaacgtttttttacctctgattttcaccacagtgtccgaactgtcctgagcgcgaggcatcttcttcttcttcttcttgtgttacggcggattgcagacttatatgtgcattaccgccacctatgtTAGATGGACATTTAGGTtcttagcagatgttttatcatCCAAACTATTTCCTAGAAAGTTCACAAAGAATGTATGTGGTGAATACCAGAATCTGTAGCTCTAATGTGATATAATGAATATACGAATGAagctgatgctgtgaaagtgCTGGACTGAGTTACTAAAGATCAGTCAAATTTGATGTTCCTGCAGGTTGTTGAgtgaagtgtggagctgatgagtttgatttctgttttctgtagagtttccagtctctctcagcacctcctgaatctacagacgtaaatgatgatctcttcagttctctcttctcttctgatgctctgagagaatctgtcaatcagctgagagacaaactggaggatttctgcaaagaggagctcaagaagatctcagacagaggtaaagtcctggagattcatctgctctcagaaaccagtccatcatcatctcatatcatggagaacatcatattagaaatgtgttaggaatagatacaggatcatgagaatcacactgttcatgtctgttgatttccacagttgTTCATCAGGAAGGAgcgacttcctacaatgtaagtcagtaagaaaaccagcagaaaaactctctgagtgtgttcatgttcttcctgtagaaggagaaagaagagttttataactgatgatgtaaatgatgatgtgCACTGATATCTggtcatctgtactgagacactgatgatacactgaacatgaagagttcagcttcatgaaaagatcaaacagattcataattcctgattctgatgtgttttgtcTCCATCAGATCcccatcagctcactctggatctgaataCAGCACATAAATACCTCTGTCTGTCTGAGAGCAACAGAGtgattactactactacaacagTTCAGTCGTATCCTGATCAcccagacagatttgatgtgtatcagcaggtgttgtgtagagagagtgtgtgtggacgctgttactgggagattgagtggagtggatATAATggtgtgtttatatcagtgtcatataagagcatcagcaggaaggggtATGGTAATAAGTGTGTGTTTGGATATAATggtcagtcctggagtttgtgcTGCTCTTCCTCCAGTTACTCATTCTGGCACAATAAGATAAAGACTGATCTCCCTGTGAAGTCcgtcagcagtagaataggagtgtttgtggatcacagtgcaggaactctgtccttctacagcgtctctgacacaatgaccctcatccacacagtccagaccacattcactcagacgctctatcctgggtttactGTTTGttctggatcatcagtgaaactgtgttgatgataCAGAATAGACTGATgggagattctacccataatgctttgagctgcatgatgaatcagtaacagtgagatattatagagtctcttcatgacattaatactgcagctgaacttctgtcactCAAATAACATGAAtcagaataaatgtaataaatcctcatatagacagtaagatcagtgtgtgtgtgatttctgctgaGTGACActgtgtttctgtgcttttttaACTTCTGTTTGTGTTGATGGAAATCACTCATtaagttaataatatattattaattattaatattattattaataatcatgatcaatcattaatgtttttattttaaaaaatatttttaatcatattttcaaagtGTTATTTCTGTTCTCTGACTGATATAAATAAAGCTTCTACCCACTTGATGAACAAAGGTGATGGGTTTTATTCCTCCTCTGTGCAGATCTCCAGaagacaaatatataaattaattttattttcttatgatGAACTAAagtgatttgttttattaatcatATGTGTAGTAAATGGACAATATGTTGACCTGTGTAACCATATGTagtaaattagctcaaaagggaatatttatgattaattaaaactggttataattaatcataaatattaagATCAGATCTTAgaattaactgtagcagaatcaatattacaattatttaatctgTTCGTCCACTGACAGTATAATCATTTATCAATTCTAGGAAAGAATATTTTCCTGGCCAAGAAAGAATAACTTTCCTAATACAGTACTAGCATTAACTTAGCATGTAGAAAGATTAACATTCAGTGATTTCAAATTGTGAGCAGCACACAGAGACAAATCAATTGTGAATATAAGGGATTTAATAAATTAACCTATAGATAACATATAACTAAACCAAACaagacatatatgtatatacacagaaTGAAGGAAAGTAAGGAAGAGAGAGGGAAGAGCAAAAGAATGGCAGTATTTCACATCAATTAACCACAACCTAATGAGAatcatcaaagaataaaaaatcaCCTTAAAAGGGGCTCAAACTTAAACACACATCTAAATAGTTGTaaacggttacttgcattggtttcGTTGCTGAACAAGAGTCCTGATGCGGTAGACAACAGAGGTTCTTGATGAGTTCTTTTAGAAGTAAGCTGGAGATTTTCCTCTGGATCTTCTGAAGATAGGAAAATCCACAGCGGTTCgccaaaattattttgaagataaaaactGCCGGAAAATCTAACTCAGGGGGAGAGTTTTGAGGAGTCTTGGATAGTATTCACTAAGCAAGGGTTTCTGAGCCAAGATTAGCCAAAGATTATGACTTTTGATAGTTTCTATCGAAAACCCACAATTTAGGTGGGACGGCCAATAAGAGGCATGAATTTTGAGTGGGAGAAACTTTCTTTGTCTCCGTTTATGgcccatttgcatgtttattgctGGTCTGGAGGATTGGTgcagttttacccaaaatatggtacaaatgcatttcatgatcacatagtgtacataattctttgaggaataaagagcagatcattttgataccaagaaTGAAACATCTAGAAGGTCTTAAAGCAGAGATACACTCATATACCTGAATATAAGTATTGAGAGtctaattaatacaaataaagaattgtAACTAGGCTAATATAATAgggaaaaatacaaacaacacatgcatttagcagatacaattgtaactgattaattatagtctaaataaagaaaatgtctttatgtgtgtgttatgtgtattgcGCACATTGGGTAGTAGTCAGCTAGGCCATTGGCGCCTGGTTACCGGGGTTATTTACGCCTCTCtgggaatgtgtttgaagtttgATGGAGAGACAAGAGTGGTGAAGCTGTTTAGCATCTCCTTGTTAGAGGGGGGAACCATTTGCAATTTAGCACCCATATTAATGTAGAATGTGGGAccatgtctgtaatttttatgcaaatgtcaaaaggctaaaggaatcTATAAGCCATAAAACCCAAATGATTgtacatgatcctaagcagatgctacagaCTTCCCCCCTTTTGGCTGATGAAGTTCACCTGCAAACATCATCAGACAACAGTTGTCATGATGGTCAGACAGCAGGTGGATCATGATGATCGGATGGCAGGTGGATCCTGATTGTCAGATGGCAGGTGGATCAGGAAGGCAGATGGTTGCTTATTTTCCCCAGCCTTTAGATCCTTAGCTTGGGTGTTAACCTTGGTCAGGTTCAGCATTGTCTCAGCCTTGGTCCCTCTTTTCCGGTGGCTCTGTTTGAAGGTTCGAGGAAAGGCAGCTGTGCACCTGTTCATAGACCTTTGCACCCCGTTGACAAAGTGAGCAAAGTGCCGTGTTGGCACTGGTCCAGGATCGGGTGATGGGAAAGGTGGTCTTGACAGGCAGCCAAGACAGTGCTCATCTGGGACCCCCCTTTCTCAGTGCTCAGTTCCAATTCAGGTTCCAGGGTGAGATTGTGGTCCTTGAAGAAGACTGGAATTTCTACCTCGGATTAGAACTCTTCACTTGAAAGGTGGTACAGCGCCAAGTCCCCGAGGTGGAGGATGGCACCTTTGGGCACTTGAATCCACATACTCTGGTTGGGCAGGCTGACACGGGTGGCAGTGTCATGCTGGTCATAGGTCAGTGTGGCGGTACGGATGGGCGTGTTGACAAGCCACTGATTTCCCACAATGTGAGGCTTGGCCTCAGCAGGGAAGAGTGTCTCTCTTTGCATGGGTTGTAACCCGCAGATTACATCAGTGTTGTCTCGGAGGAAGGGCTTGCTGGGGCAGAGATAATGATTGTCTTTGGTCAGGGTACACATGCGCAGATTTGTGGCCAGGTATAACTGTGGGTAACTTCCGGGGTAGGCTACCATAACTGGTGTGTGTATCCTGATGTGAGTGTTTTCTTGCCAAAATCCAACATTGACAACGTCTTTGAGTCTGTAAATGTTGTCGGATTCAATGATGGGCAGATTCAGAAGACACGCCATCTCACTCTGCTCGGAGTCAACATGTAGCAGAATGGACCCTGTGATGGACACTGTGAGTGTTCGGAACCACCAAGGTTCCCTTTAATGATTTGCCTATAGTCTGTAGCATTTGGCCCTGTAGTGTGAGTTGTTCTCTCAGCTGTGGCATCTCAGTCTGGATCTCCCTTACATGTTGCCTCAGGGTAGAAAGGCTCACAGAGTTGATGCAGAAGCTCCGAGCAAGGCCCCCAGGAATCGTTTGTCACGCCGGTTATGTCCACTTAGCTCTGCTTGTCATTTTCTGCAGCTGAGTGAGCATGTGTTTGATATTGGCTTCTGCGTGAGCAAGGGTATTCTCAGTCCATCGGCCACCTGCCCAACTGTAGTGTGCAGCTGCCTGGGGATAATGTGTCTGGTAGACATTTTGGGGGTCGAGTCGGACGTACAACTTTTGGGTGTGAGTCCTACAGTTGGTCACAAGAAGTCCAGGTTGGTCCCTCAGTGCAATGCCTGATGCTGAACCTGGTGATGTGATATCGGGTTGTGGCTGTCCTCTGTTTGGCTGGAGGCACAGGATGGTGAGCCACAGCAACATCCTGATACAGAGAAGAAGACTTTAGTTTTGAGAGACAGTGGATCAGTGGTGTAGATGCTTAGACTGGTTAGGACAGACTTTAGTTTTGAGAACTACAGCAGAGCCTAGTTAGCACTAGCCCTCTCCCCCCAACCGTCTTTCCCAGTATGCGACAGGGGAGAGTTTGTCCACAATCTCATGCAGTCCCGTCCAGCGTGGCAGAAACTTCTTTAATAGCCGATGAGAGGTTGTCTGAGGCGGCTGTGTGTAGCTATAGTACCAGACCCTGTCACCCACATCCAGTTCTTTGTGTGACGCCTTCCGGTCGTAGTATACTTTCTGGCCTTCTGCACTCTTTTGGTGTCATTGTTGGGCAAAAGCAAATGTGGTTCTCAAATGCCAGTGTAGTTCATTAAGGTATTGGTGAGTGGTGTAGGCGGTGACAAGGTTGGAGTCTCCTAGCTGGTACAGAAGGTGCAGGGGCAATGTCATTTGCCGGCCTGTCATTAGTTCAAAGGGAGGCACACCTGTTGACTCATATGTAGTTGCTCTGATGGCCATGAGCACCAGGGGAAGTTTTACATCCCAGTCCTTTTGGTTAGCAGACACATATTTTCTTAGCATGCTGACCACAGTCTGATTCGTCCATTCCACTTGGCCGGAAGAGATTGGATGGTGACTGATGTGCAGTTGCGCTTGTACTCCTAGGAGTTTCCAAATCTGCTGCATGATCTCTGCTGTGAAGTGGGTGCCTCTGTCTGAGTTGACTCTCAGTGGTAGTCCAAACCTGGAGAAGATGTGATTCATCAGGAAGTATGCTGTAGTTTGGGCAGTGTCGTTGGGTGCTGGGAGGCACACTACCCACTTTGTGAACTGGCACATGACTGTGAGGATATACTTGTTCCCACTTGTTGACCTGGGTAAGGGTCCGACTCAATCAATTAGGAGGTCTGACCAAGGAAATGTGCTCCTCTGAGGGACTCTGTGGTTTGGGTTCACCGGTTGGAATTGGCAGCAAACGAGGCATCCTTTCCCATACTCTGCCACATCTTGCTGCATGCCGGGCTAGTATGCCACTTGTTTTAGTGGCTCATAAGTGGCTCTTGTGCCATGGTCTCCCGCACATGGCACAAGCCTTGGTGCAGTGAGGTTATCAGGGGCATAAAACAGAATGTCGTCTATCACACGCAGTAtgtgtcaagtcacctttatttgtataacgcTTTAAAcaatcattgaattcagtgatgtcatcatgcagctcagttcagtttaaatagtatctgtgcaatcatttgcaatcaagtcaacgatatcgctgtaaatgaagtgtccccaactaagcaagccagaggcgacagcggcaaggaaccaaaactccatcggtgacagaatggagaaaaaaaccttgggagaaaacaggctcagtcaggggggccagttctcctctggccagacaaaaccagcagttcaattccaggctgcagcaaattcagattgtgcagaggactcaactggttcctgtggtcttgtcccggtagtcatctgagacaaggtctttacaggggatctgtatctggggcttaTCTagtagtcctggtctccgctgacattcagggatgtagaggtcctttctaggtgcagATCCACCTTCTGGGATgtatacgtactggatccgggtgactgcagtgaccatctgacctggatacagactggatctggtggctacggtgaccttgaaataagagagaaacagactcatattagcgtagatgccattcttctaatgatgtagcaagtacatcgggtgttatgggaagtgttcccggttccggtttacctaattaatgcagcctaaaaatcttttaacggatctggatattagaagcatattagtgtgttatgtgtaagccaggttaaagagatgggtctttaatctagatttaaactgcaagagtgtgtctgcctcccgaacaatgttaggtaggttattccagagtttaaataggaaaaggatctgccgcccgcagttgattttgatattctaggtattatcaaattgccagagttttgagaacgcggcggacgtggaggactataatgtaacaagagcttgttcaaatactgaggtgctaaaccattcagggctttataagtaataagcaagatattaaaatttatacaacgtttaatagggagccagtgcagtgttgacagaaccgggctaacatggtcatacttcctggttctagtaagaactctagctgctgcattttggactagctgttAAACTAgaatttgtttattaagtgtgcagaacaaccacccaaaaaagcattacaataatctaaccttgaggtcataaacgcatggattaacatttctgcatttgatattgagagcataggtagtaatttagatatatttttgagatggaaaaatgcagttttacaaatgctagaaacgtggctttctaatgaaagattgctatcaaatagcacacctaggttcctaactgatgatgaagaattgacagagcagccatcaagtcttagacagtgttctaggttattacatgcagagtttttaggtcctataattaacacctctgttttttcagaatttagcagtacaaaattactcatcatccagttttttatatcgactatgtattccgttattttttcaaattggtatatttcactgggccgcaaagaaatatggagctgagtatcatcagcataacagtgaaagctaacaccatgtttcctgatgatatctcccaagggtaacatgtaaagcatgaagagtaacggcaCTAGTACTTAGTATTGTTGTGGTACTTAATGttgagtgtagtgtagtgtagtgtagtgtgatttattgtttattgttaattatttaaagtgtATACATACTGAGTATTGAGATTtgattactctcagacccatggtgcatacagatagacaacactaacagtagagcctaaaactCAAGatatatacagattaaatataaaatataaaatacaactatacaaataagggcatgtaaaaaaaaaaaataaaaataaaaataaagttacataaagcagcgcaaggcacatagCAGATaaagtgcaaaccagtgaagtgaacaaacagtgcagataaaaagcttattcagtctgattaaagtgacaaagggctcagagagcggTTCTTTTAtgtaaactgactgaagaggtagtggAATTCTATGCTATACAGTTCTGTACTGAATGAGGTAGTgcgcagaccaatgctgcacaaagtgactggtgcatgtcaccgtatgttagtgggaggggggagtggaaggacctggggatgtgggacctgagGGGGGGGttggttcatagttcagtggtgcctggggcagaagagggaagggggggcaAGTTTGGGAGCGAGTTctgcttcctgacagcctgatgaatgaagctgtccttcagtctgctggtcctggcctggagactccgcagtctcctccctgaaggcagcagactgaagaagctgtgtgacgggtgggtgggatcacctgcaatgcagagggctttgcgagtgagatgagttccataaatgtcctggagagaggggagagagacaccaatgatcttcttgGCTGCTCTATgtgttgaagggtcttccggcaggacacattgcaggcgccataccacacagtgatgcagctcgttagaatgctctcgatggtgcctcagTAGAAGGTGCACACGATGGGGGCCGGGGCtgtagctcttctcagtttgtggaggaagtagagatgctgctgcgCTTTCTTGGCCAGTCttgctgtgttttcagtccaggagaggtcctctgtgatgtgcacacccaggaacttggtgctgctcactctctccacagtcgcacctgtgatcgatatgatacctcttcattcactgctacgaattgatggcggtcatataagtatgatttaaaccatgctaatgcacttccattaatgccaacaaagttttctagtctatgcaaaataatgttgtggtcaatagtggcGAATGCAGCGCTAAAATCTGATAGATTTTGTTGTGGTGAATAATGGCGAATGTGTcgctaaaataatataatagtgaggatactaccttttctagtatcttggacagaaaagggagattcgacatcggtctgtaattaactagttctttggtgtctagttgtgtttttttgatgagaggcttaataacagccaatttgaaggttttggggacatatcctaatgactttGACGAATTAATGACATTAAGAAGAGGATATATGACtgctggaagcacctcttttagtagctAGATgcaatagggtctaacatacatgttttaGGTTttgatgatttaacaagtttatacaattcttcctctcctatagtagagaatgagtgaaaCTGTTcctctgatgcgatactgtagctgacggctgcatggttacaattttatctcttatagtatcgatcttagaagtaaagtagttcataaattcattactgctgtgctgttgtgaaatgtcaacacttgttgatgctttatttttcgttaatttagccactgtattgaataaatacctggggttatgtttgttttcttctaaaagagatgaaaagtaatcagatttagcagtttttaatgcttttctgtaagataggttactttccctccaagcaatacgaaatacctctagttttgttttcctccagctgcgttCCATTTTCcggctaagcagggctgagcctggtcagtacctggatgggagacctcctgggaaaactaggttgctgttggaagaggtgttagtgaggacagcagggggtgctcaacctgtggtctgtgtgggtcctaatgccccagtgtagtgacggcgacactatactgtcaaaaagcaccgtcttttgaatgagatgttaaaccgaggtcctttGGGTCCTAAtgcattaaaaatcccatggcacttctcgtaaaagagtaggggtgtcctggccaaattgcccccttggcctttgtcaatcatggcctcctaataatccccaaccactcgattggctctgtctctctctcctctccacctgtagctggtgtgtggtgagcgcactggcgccATTGTCCTATGGCagccgtcgcatcatccaagtggatgctgcacactggtggtggttgaggagagaccccccacatgattgtaaagcgctttgggtgtacaacaatacacaataaagcgcttaATAAATGcatcactcattcattcattcaacttgATTTGATGTTGAGTATTACAGTTCTTTGATAATCTCAGTGtctgaattattaattttaacattgtatatatttatttgtatctttttgataactaaaatgtcaaaatataacaaaatatgctttgttttatcattttgtaattgttaaaacatattttgacagCTGTATACTAATGAGGCAGTTTAGAGATCCAAATGTGTTAGACATAAACATACGGATACTGTTTCCAGATCAGATGGTGTATctgcacctagagatgaccttgactgccctgaatgtcagcggagaccaggacaactagatgagccccagggacagatcccctgtgaagacctcatTACCTTGAcaaccatcggcacaagaccatgggaaccagacaagtccaCTGCACAATCTGACCAGTGCTGCAGCCTGAATTAAACCAcatcatgctggt comes from the Cyprinus carpio isolate SPL01 chromosome B21, ASM1834038v1, whole genome shotgun sequence genome and includes:
- the LOC109097042 gene encoding tripartite motif-containing protein 16-like → THEFRERETEVYLSCCVFVSLYLSSKMAEARISVDQKEFMCPVCLDLLKDPVAIPCGHSYCKICITDCWDQEDQKRVYSCPQCRQTFSPRPDLARNTMLAEVVVRKLKKTRISADCDAGAGDVQCDVCTGRKYRAVKSCLVCLNSYCQNHLKQHESLFKGKRHSLIGATGGLKEMICQKHEKLLEVFCRTDQKCICVLCTVIEHKNHDTVSAADQRTEKQKQLKETQKMLQQRIQQREKDLQQLRETVESHKRSAQTTVEDSERIFTELIHSIERSRSELIRLIRDQEKTAVSQAEGQLERLKQEINDLKRRDAELEQLSYTQDHIQFLQSFQSLSAPPESTDVNDDLFSSLFSSDALRESVNQLRDKLEDFCKEELKKISDRGRSDFLQYPHQLTLDLNTAHKYLCLSESNRVITTTTTVQSYPDHPDRFDVYQQVLCRESVCGRCYWEIEWSGYNGVFISVSYKSISRKGYGNKCVFGYNGQSWSLCCSSSSYSFWHNKIKTDLPVKSVSSRIGVFVDHSAGTLSFYSVSDTMTLIHTVQTTFTQTLYPGFTVCSGSSVKLC